In Astatotilapia calliptera chromosome 16, fAstCal1.2, whole genome shotgun sequence, one genomic interval encodes:
- the pdcl3 gene encoding phosducin-like protein 3: MQNPNEDTEWNDILRKKGILPPKETPKEDEEEELALQQQSVVKTYEDMTLEELEENEDEFSEEDEAAIEMYRQKRLAEWKATQMKNVFGEVAEISGQDYVKEVNKAGDGIWVVLHLYKQGIPLCTLINQHLSTLARKFPQTKFLKSISTTCIPNYPDRNLPTIFVYCEGEMKAQFIGPLVFGGMNLKVEELEWRLSETGAVKTDLEENPKKQIEDKLMSSIRSSLHTRKDSDSEDED, translated from the exons aACCCAAATGAAGATACAGAGTGGAATGATATTCTGAGAAAGAAAGGAATTCTTCCTCCCAAGGAGACACCtaaggaggatgaagaggaggagctgGCCCTCCAACAGCAGTCTGTTG TTAAAACATATGAGGACATGACGTTGGAAGAGCTAGAGGAAAATGAAGATGAGTTCAGTGAGGAAGATGAAGCAGCCATTGAGATGTATAG ACAGAAGCGTCTTGCCGAATGGAAAGCAACCCAGATGAAGAATGTGTTCGGTGAGGTGGCAGAAATCTCTGGACAGGACTACGTCAAAGAGGTCAACAAGGCTGGAGATGGCATCTGGGTGGTGCTGCACCTCTACAAGCAGGG CATCCCTCTGTGCACCCTCATCAACCAGCACCTGAGCACATTAGCGAGGAAGTTCCCTCAGACCAAGTTCCTCAAGTCCATCTCCACCACCTGCATCCCCAACTACCCCGACCGCAACCTGCCCACCATCTTTGTTTACTGTGAGGGCGAGATGAAGGCCCAGTTCATCGGTCCTCTGGTCTTTGGGGGCATGAACCTGAAAGTTGAAG AGCTGGAGTGGAGGTTATCAGAAACTGGAGCCGTGAAGACAGACCTGGAGGAAAACCCCAAGAAACAAATCGAAGACAAGTTAATGTCATCGATAAGAAGTTCACTTCATACACGAAAAGACAGTGACTCAGAGGatgaggattaa